A window of the Acidimicrobiales bacterium genome harbors these coding sequences:
- a CDS encoding AAA family ATPase, which yields MTPHHETSADGQRLERVAPEVVETHISTVCFVGDRAYKLLKPLTTSFLDFSTTEKRIAAVTQEIELNRRLAPEVYLGHADVVEAGQVVDRMIVMRRLPADRRLTAMLGHPEVGECVRSIARTVAAFHAAQEPLLDAEAIAGRTGLLKNWTDNFDDIEPLVGDVLQRAEVERARHLVRQFLDHREPLLRQRMADGLVRDGHGDLTASDIFCLDEGPQILDCLAFDPKLRIADVLLDVAFLVMDLDRLAGSRLSSAFLRWYCEFSNEHHPAALAHHYVAYRAHVRAKVEGLRYRQGDASAAAAVRAYHHLCVSHLERAQLTVTLVGGTPGTGKSTLARGLSGAFGSMLLTTDELRKDLAGRPHLDHEVAKADEGIYTPSMSDLTYQTLLQRAGALLDRAESVVLDASWNREEHRAAARALAEAKGADVIEIECVLDANTAKQRVAARLDEGTDPSDARPELIDELRTRHAPWSEAIAVDTHPHPDDVLDATIARLGCL from the coding sequence GTGACACCCCACCACGAGACCTCAGCCGACGGCCAACGGCTCGAACGCGTTGCGCCCGAGGTGGTCGAGACCCACATCTCGACGGTCTGCTTCGTCGGCGATCGGGCCTACAAGTTGCTGAAGCCGCTCACGACCAGCTTCCTCGACTTCTCCACCACCGAGAAGCGCATCGCTGCCGTCACACAGGAGATCGAGCTCAATCGCCGGCTGGCGCCCGAGGTCTACCTCGGGCACGCCGACGTGGTCGAAGCCGGCCAGGTCGTCGATCGAATGATCGTGATGCGTCGCCTCCCCGCAGACCGCCGACTCACGGCGATGCTCGGTCACCCCGAGGTGGGAGAATGCGTGCGCTCGATCGCTCGCACGGTGGCGGCGTTCCATGCTGCGCAGGAGCCGCTGCTCGATGCCGAGGCGATCGCCGGCCGCACCGGTCTGCTCAAGAACTGGACCGACAACTTCGATGACATCGAGCCACTGGTTGGCGACGTGTTGCAGCGAGCGGAGGTCGAACGAGCTCGCCATCTGGTGCGTCAGTTCCTCGATCACCGTGAGCCGCTGCTTCGTCAGCGGATGGCGGACGGTCTCGTCCGTGATGGTCACGGTGACCTGACGGCGTCGGACATCTTCTGTCTCGACGAGGGTCCGCAGATCCTCGACTGCCTGGCCTTCGATCCCAAGCTGCGAATCGCCGATGTGCTGCTCGACGTGGCCTTCCTCGTCATGGACCTCGACCGCCTCGCCGGCTCACGGCTGTCGAGCGCCTTCCTGCGGTGGTACTGCGAGTTCTCGAACGAGCACCATCCGGCGGCACTCGCTCATCACTACGTCGCCTACCGGGCACACGTGCGGGCGAAAGTCGAGGGACTCCGCTATCGCCAGGGCGACGCCTCGGCGGCCGCTGCGGTCCGTGCCTACCACCACCTGTGTGTGTCACATCTCGAGCGAGCCCAACTGACCGTCACGTTGGTGGGTGGCACGCCGGGAACCGGGAAGTCGACGCTGGCGCGCGGGTTGTCCGGCGCCTTCGGCTCGATGCTGTTGACCACCGACGAGCTCCGCAAGGACCTGGCCGGTCGGCCCCACCTCGATCACGAGGTGGCCAAAGCCGACGAGGGGATCTACACCCCGAGCATGAGCGACCTCACGTATCAGACGCTGCTGCAGCGGGCCGGCGCGCTGCTCGACCGAGCCGAGTCGGTCGTGCTCGACGCCTCGTGGAATCGAGAGGAACACCGGGCGGCCGCCCGAGCGCTCGCCGAAGCCAAGGGAGCGGACGTCATCGAGATCGAGTGTGTGCTCGATGCGAACACTGCGAAGCAGCGGGTTGCCGCCCGACTCGACGAGGGTACCGATCCCTCCGATGCTCGGCCCGAGCTCATCGACGAGCTCCGCACCCGGCACGCGCCATGGTCTGAAGCCATCGCCGTCGACACCCATCCACATCCCGACGACGTCCTCGACGCCACCATCGCCCGCCTCGGATGCCTCTGA
- a CDS encoding universal stress protein: MEHVTSPAVMAGAIVVGVDLSDASAEAVAEAGRLARSTAVPLIIAVNVNVPERAAIEQVAEAEQRTFDEAGHEVLRRIGAAHAAEVEVVPVLTHRDSPADGLLDVVADSEASMLVVASHGRSGVQRWLLGSVAEKLARASTVPVLIVPVGERKDRRPEPG, from the coding sequence ATGGAGCACGTCACCTCACCGGCAGTGATGGCCGGCGCGATCGTGGTCGGCGTCGATCTGTCCGACGCGTCGGCCGAGGCAGTCGCCGAGGCCGGGCGTCTCGCCCGATCCACTGCCGTCCCCCTCATCATCGCCGTCAACGTGAACGTGCCCGAGCGCGCCGCCATCGAACAGGTGGCCGAAGCCGAGCAGCGAACGTTCGACGAGGCCGGCCACGAAGTCCTTCGGCGCATCGGTGCGGCGCATGCCGCCGAGGTCGAGGTCGTTCCGGTGCTGACCCACCGTGACTCGCCGGCGGATGGTCTGCTCGACGTCGTTGCCGACAGCGAGGCGTCGATGCTGGTCGTCGCTTCGCACGGCCGCAGCGGTGTGCAGCGCTGGTTGCTCGGCAGCGTCGCCGAGAAGCTGGCTCGGGCGTCCACGGTGCCCGTCCTCATCGTGCCCGTCGGCGAACGCAAGGACAGGCGACCCGAGCCCGGGTGA